TAATGCGGTGCGGCTGATGGGGCCAATGCCTGGTTGGAATTTGGAAGGGCGGATTGGGTGTTGGCCTGGGTTGCTCGTGTGATAACCGCCGCTAACGCGGTGCGGCTCATTGGGTCTGATTATCGTATTAGCCGACGGGCGTTAGCCCCGGTTGTCCAAGCGATAACCGCCGCTAACGCGTTGCGGCTGATAGGGGGCCAATGCCTGGTTGGAATTTGGATTGGCGGATTGGGTGTTGGTGCGGGTTGCTTGTGCGATAACCGCCGCTAGCGCGTTGCGGCTCATGGGGGCTGATTGTCGTATTAGCCGACGGGCGTTAGCCCCGGTTGTCAAGCGAGAACCGCCGCTAATGCGGTGCGGCTGATGGGGGCCAAACCTACTTTTCAGTTGATGGAGCCTCTGCGGCGACTTTGATTAGACCGTACTCACTGCGGAAGTAAAGTGCGTTGCCGCTGACTGCTGGGCTGGCCAGTACGGTTTCTCCCAAATTCGATTCGCCGATGACTTCGCCTTCATCACCACGGTCCGCGACCACGACGACGGTTCCGTCCGACGAGACAACGTAAATTCCGGTTTCGGTCAGCACAGGCGTCGCCCAAACATTTTCCAATCGGCCCAGCCGTTCCTGCCACAGAACGGATCCATCGCTGACCGATCCGGCGATCAACACCGATCCGCGCCCCATGTAAAGACGATCTGAAGATGCAACAGGGCTGCAGCGTTGTGGTCGTAGCTTGCTGCTTTCCCATTGGATTTCGGCGTTTACACCCTTGTTGGATTTGTCGTCAAAGTCGGCTGACGCGACGCGGATCGCGGTGGTGGACTGTCCTGGGACAATCAAATACGGCGCTGCGTATGTTGCTGATGCGGTTCCGTCACCGGAGACATCAAAGTGTTCAACGGTTTTGCCTGTTTTCGGATCAATAAAGTCGATTCCTCGGCCGTTGTGCATCGACACCAACCAACGGCGTTCATCGACATGCACCGGTTGTGGCGAGGACCAGTTGGACGAAGCGGATCGTTTGTTGGTCCAAAGTGTCTTTCCGGTTTCGGCATCAATGCCAGCGGCGAACGAGTCCCCTTGGTTTTCCAGCTGTACGATGACCACGCCATCGACCACCGTTGGTGAACTACTCATGCTGATGTCGTTACCCGTTTTAGGATGGTCGACTGCAAGAGCTCGGTACCATTGCAGGTGGCCATCCAGGTCGTAGCAGATCAGGTCGCAGCTACTGAAGAGAGCAAAGATTCTTTGCCCATCGCTTGCTGGCGTTGGCGATGCGTTTGAACTGGTTGGGTGAGTAAAAGGACGCCCGGTGGCTCGCATCGGACGTGACCAGAGCATCGAGCCATCGCTGGTTGAGTATGACTCAACATAGAGGTCGCGTTCGTCTTCTCCGGCACAGCCCGTCACGATGACTTGATCACCGATGACCAGTGGCCCGCCGATCCCACGACCGGTCGTCGAAACTCGCCATGCGATATTTTCACCGGATTCGGCATCAAACTTTGCAGGTGTCGAAGACTCCGGTGCGAAGGAACGTCCGTCTCCTCGGAATCCTAGCCAGTCATTGGCGATCAGGGACGATGTCGAAAGTCCAACCGATACGGCGAAAACGAGCAGGCGAAGTGTTTTTGCGGGGACTTTCATGGCGATGCAAATGCGGT
This genomic interval from Stieleria sp. JC731 contains the following:
- a CDS encoding PQQ-binding-like beta-propeller repeat protein, with amino-acid sequence MKVPAKTLRLLVFAVSVGLSTSSLIANDWLGFRGDGRSFAPESSTPAKFDAESGENIAWRVSTTGRGIGGPLVIGDQVIVTGCAGEDERDLYVESYSTSDGSMLWSRPMRATGRPFTHPTSSNASPTPASDGQRIFALFSSCDLICYDLDGHLQWYRALAVDHPKTGNDISMSSSPTVVDGVVIVQLENQGDSFAAGIDAETGKTLWTNKRSASSNWSSPQPVHVDERRWLVSMHNGRGIDFIDPKTGKTVEHFDVSGDGTASATYAAPYLIVPGQSTTAIRVASADFDDKSNKGVNAEIQWESSKLRPQRCSPVASSDRLYMGRGSVLIAGSVSDGSVLWQERLGRLENVWATPVLTETGIYVVSSDGTVVVVADRGDEGEVIGESNLGETVLASPAVSGNALYFRSEYGLIKVAAEAPSTEK